One genomic window of candidate division KSB1 bacterium includes the following:
- a CDS encoding class II fructose-1,6-bisphosphate aldolase: protein MVSYKELGLVNTREMFRKAMAGKYAIPAYNFNNMEQLQAIITACVKSQSPVILQVSKGARAYANATMLRWMARGAVEMMKELAAAEGLKEIPIALHLDHGDSFETAKSCIDAGFSSVMIDGSALPYDENVAVTRKVVEYAHQFDVTVEGELGVLAGVEDEVAAEKTHYTRPEEVEDFVTKTGVDSLAISIGTSHGANKFKPEQCTRDERGVLVPPPLRFDILEEVERRIPGFPIVLHGASSVVPEYVELINRYGGALKDPIGIPEDQLRRAATSAVCKINIDTDGRLAMTAIIRKVFAEKPAEFDPRKYLGPARDELIKLIIHKNQNVLGSAGKA, encoded by the coding sequence ATGGTTTCTTATAAGGAATTGGGTTTGGTCAATACGCGCGAAATGTTTCGCAAGGCCATGGCGGGCAAATATGCGATTCCGGCCTACAATTTCAACAACATGGAACAGCTGCAGGCCATCATCACCGCCTGCGTGAAAAGTCAGTCGCCGGTTATCCTCCAGGTTTCCAAAGGCGCCCGCGCATACGCCAACGCCACCATGCTGCGCTGGATGGCGCGCGGCGCCGTCGAGATGATGAAGGAGCTGGCCGCCGCCGAAGGCCTCAAGGAAATCCCCATCGCCCTGCACCTCGACCACGGCGATTCGTTCGAAACCGCCAAATCGTGCATCGACGCGGGATTCTCTTCGGTCATGATTGACGGCTCGGCATTGCCTTATGATGAGAACGTCGCCGTCACCCGCAAAGTGGTCGAGTATGCGCACCAGTTCGACGTGACGGTGGAAGGCGAATTGGGCGTGCTGGCCGGCGTCGAGGACGAAGTAGCGGCGGAGAAAACACATTATACGCGCCCGGAAGAGGTGGAGGATTTTGTCACAAAAACCGGCGTCGACAGCCTGGCGATTTCGATCGGCACCAGCCACGGCGCGAACAAGTTCAAGCCGGAGCAGTGCACCCGCGACGAACGCGGCGTCTTGGTGCCGCCGCCGCTGCGTTTCGACATTCTGGAAGAAGTCGAAAGGCGCATCCCCGGCTTCCCCATCGTTCTGCACGGCGCCTCTTCGGTTGTGCCGGAGTACGTTGAACTGATTAACCGCTACGGCGGCGCCCTCAAAGACCCCATCGGCATTCCGGAGGATCAGCTGCGCCGCGCCGCAACCTCGGCGGTATGCAAGATCAACATCGACACCGACGGCCGTCTGGCGATGACGGCGATCATCCGCAAGGTCTTTGCCGAAAAACCGGCGGAATTCGACCCGCGCAAGTACCTCGGCCCGGCGCGCGATGAGCTGATCAAGCTGATTATTCACAAGAACCAGAACGTTCTCGGCTCGGCCGGAAAAGCGTAA